From one Trifolium pratense cultivar HEN17-A07 linkage group LG1, ARS_RC_1.1, whole genome shotgun sequence genomic stretch:
- the LOC123892652 gene encoding B3 domain-containing transcription factor VRN1-like codes for MEGRDVTLFVDKDRTWNVDLKLNSNNNQFTLSGGWSKFRDHYNLKFGDVCVFILNKCKGTVSFQVVIFSLEKDMNTPYFEEGSTAICGQILEKYTNPVVMTLPNGVQKEIFWIKRDGDVWFQKNWEKMAKFLKFGYVVFFKYMGGSCFQLEIFGLNSLEIDYSNIKFIDQVETNDNGAEFVEVSDDDIEMPKSKKSKRTRKGKGKGKGKISSNVGGMNPCFELTLTKTTAKGYLFRIPCKFSRRYMGDFEGIARIRSFGEKRIWKVTVKYDHELDYTIVNRGWKPFADEYNLQTGDVCKFEMTRSGPFSFTITINRVGE; via the exons ATGGAAGGAAGAGATGTTACCCTTTTTGTTGACAAAGATAGAACATGGAATGTTGATTTGAAGCTCaattcaaataataatcaatttaCACTAAGTGGTGGTTGGAGTAAATTTCGTGATCACtataatttgaaatttggtgATGTTTGTGTTTTTATACTAAACAAATGCAAAGGAACAGTTTCATTCCAAGTTGTTATTTTCTCTCTGGAAAAGGACATGAACACTCCCTATTTTGAag AGGGTTCCACGGCAATTTGTGGACAAATACTGGAAAAGTATACAAATCCAGTAGTCATGACATTACCAAATGGTGttcaaaaagaaatattttggataaagcGCGACGGAGATGTCTGGTTTCAGAAAAATTGGGAGAAAATGGCAAAGTTTCTCAAATTTGGATATGTTGTTTTTTTCAAATACATGGGAGGATCATGTTTCCAGCTAGAGATATTTGGACTTAATTCTTTGGAAATTGATTATTCCAACATTAAGTTCATAGATCAAGTTGAGACTAATGACAATGGAGCTGAATTTGTTGAAGTGAGTGATGATGATATTGAAATGCCAAAAAGCAAAAAATCTAAAAGAAcaagaaaaggaaaaggaaaaggaaaggGAAAAATCTCAA GTAATGTAGGAGGGATGAATCCATGTTTTGAACTTACACTTACAAAAACTACTGCAAAAGGCTATTTATTT AGGATTCCATGTAAATTTTCAAGAAGATACATGGGAGATTTTGAAGGGATTGCAAGGATAAGAAGCTTTGGTGAGAAAAGGATTTGGAAGGTGACTGTGAAGTATGATCATGAACTTGATTATACTATTGTGAATAGAGGTTGGAAACCATTTGCTGATGAATATAACTTGCAAACTGGTGATGTTTGCAAGTTCGAGATGACTCGATCCGGTCCATTTTCTTTTACTATCACTATTAACCGAGTCGGAGAGTAG
- the LOC123913605 gene encoding putative B3 domain-containing protein Os03g0621600, producing the protein MSLYNTPKFFKIIQNHELQNGEIRIPKKFVEKYWKGVPNPIVIILPNGAQQEIFWAKRDGDIWFKKNWDKISKFLKFGYLVIFKYIGGASFKLKIFGINCLEIDCPIDEEVVSDESVEAEFGTSSDEFVDQTDIAGTSHRRICGRNRGSMKKRVKNCSTRKTTNGIGTSRGVANPSFEHTLTTTSAHGYILRIPCEFSRRFMEAYEGIAWIRRLGEDRTWEVDVKYDPEGDYSILNRGWKQFSDQYNLQIGDTCEFQMTRSKPPSFTVAIIRA; encoded by the exons ATGTCATTGTATAACACTCCAAAGTTCTTCAAGATCATCCAAAATCATGAACTTCAAAATGGAGAAAtc AGGATTCCTAAGAAATTTGTGGAGAAATATTGGAAAGGAGTACCAAATCCCATAGTCATTATACTTCCCAATGGTGCTCAACAAGAAATATTTTGGGCCAAACGTGATGGTGATATTTGGTTCAAGAAAAATTGGGACAAAATTTCAAAGTTTCTAAAATTTGgttatttagttatttttaaatacattggAGGAGCATCTTTTAAGCTTAAGATATTTGGAATCAATTGTTTGGAAATTGACTGTCCCATAGATGAAGAAGTTGTGAGTGATGAAAGTGTTGAAGCTGAATTTGGTACCTCAAGTGATGAATTTGTTGATCAAACTGATATTGCTGGTACATCTCATAGAAGAATATGTG GAAGAAATAGAGGAAGCATGAAAAAAAGGGTTAAAAATTGCTCAACAAGAAAAACCACTAATGGAATAG gtACTAGCAGAGGTGTGGCTAATCCTAGTTTTGAACATACACTCACAACTACTTCTGCACATGGCTATATATTA AGGATACCATGTGAGTTTTCAAGAAGATTCATGGAAGCTTATGAAGGGATTGCATGGATAAGAAGACTTGGTGAGGATAGAACTTGGGAGGTGGATGTGAAATATGATCCTGAAGGTGATTATTCCATTCTGAATCGTGGTTGGAAACAATTTTCCGATCAATATAACTTGCAAATCGGTGATACTTGCGAGTTTCAGATGACTCGATCCAAACCACCGTCTTTTACTGTCGCTATTATCCGAGCATGA
- the LOC123892660 gene encoding B3 domain-containing protein At1g49475-like — MSSQELDHGSNSVHFFKIILQTTLQQGKLRVPISFVRRHWKGITNPVTLRLPNSTEKKVSWEKTSDYDVWFCDGWKEFANYLSLGDSQLLVFQYQGNSLFNVIGFGKCGLEIKYPLRETSEEYEDVEESDCSLKITEDPSSSRFKKTKSPSQSSKIFKKMKINAKESKHAGSSCDNLKKRGYDLYEKVMTNFDSDKNFFTCILQKTYIERDLLVTNYSLSLYKY, encoded by the exons ATGTCTTCTCAAGAACTTGATCATGGGAGCAATAGTGTCCACTTTTTCAAGATTATTCTTCAAACTACCCTTCAACAAGGAAAATTG AGAGTGCCTATAAGTTTTGTGAGGAGGCATTGGAAAGGAATAACAAACCCAGTTACTCTAAGGCTTCCAAATTCGACCGAAAAGAAAGTTTCTTGGGAGAAAACTAGTGATTACGATGTTTGGTTTTGTGATGGTTGGAaagaatttgcaaattatttgtCTTTGGGTGATTCACAACTTTTGGTGTTCCAATATCAAGGAAATTCTCTCTTTAATGTGATTGGATTTGGAAAATGCGgattagaaataaaatacccTTTAAGAGAAACTAGTGAAGAATATGAAGATGTGGAAGAAAGCGATTGTTCTTTGAAAATTACTGAGGATCCTTCATCATCGCGGTTTAAAAAGACAAAATCTCCATCACAATCTTCTAAAATTTTTAAGAAGATGAAAATCAATGCAAAAGAATCTAAGCATG CAGGAAGTAGCTGTGACAATCTTAAGAAGAGAGGCTATGATTTGTATGAAAAAGTGATGACAAATTTTGACTCTGATAAGAACTTCTTCACATGTATTCTCCAAAAGACATACATTGAGAGAGATCTCTTGGTAACAAACTACTCTTTATCACTTTATAAGTACTGA
- the LOC123913547 gene encoding B3 domain-containing protein Os12g0591400-like isoform X2, whose amino-acid sequence MISLSDRLTKIACIDRTQSLHHLLHVIMSFKHIHHGRGSDAKGIHFYQTIQLPHLHSEELMIPRNFVEGYWKDVSNPISFILPNGSDCKMYWVQHGDDIWLQNWKKFSRSLRCGDLLVFQYTGGSDFHVIILDDSKLEIDYSSMRCNNNDQDSSKQYISTKLEEEEEEECDDADCVEVPNDNENTKQPFKKKKINSNDCAATHTPQRRRINMTATAQKVSKVNSNRGGMGKKAKKCTKIKDGNKRSCTNSIPNENPSFTLTLPRSYVEGDKLKLRIPNWFSKEYMNELLQMNATIRSVGEDRTWRVKLFFEVPKRNFLMTTGWKPFSQAHNLQVGDVCKFEMTQREPLSFTVTIIPATNKPCPEQFKENQRVQENSGTTPIEDMEYVGNFEEGISGIFPKTHDSESLNLHNKFKVFVTSLFMLVIPSEFLTRHNISSGNSVELKVGEGTWFVEVSFNQHLDYGWFTKGWPEFVRECKVKIGDTCLFEMIDVQNHVFKVSIILD is encoded by the exons atgatttctCTTTCCGACAGGCTGACTAAAATTGCTTGTATTGACCGAACACAGTCCCTTCATCATCTTCTGCATGTCATCATGTCCTTTAAACACATTCATCATGGGCGTGGCAGTGATGCTAAGGGAATACACTTCTACCAAACTATTCAACTTCCTCACTTGCACAGCGAAGAACTA ATGATTCCTAGGAATTTTGTAGAGGGATATTGGAAAGATGTATCAAATCCAATATCCTTTATACTTCCAAATGGGTCTGATTGCAAAATGTATTGGGTTCAACATGGTGATGATATTTGGCTTCAGAATTGGAAAAAGTTTTCAAGGTCGCTTAGATGCGGAGATCTTTTAGTTTTTCAATACACAGGAGGATCAGATTTTCATGTCATTATATTAGATGATAGTAAATTAGAAATTGACTATTCAAGTATGAGATGCAATAATAATGACCAAGATTCAAGCAAACAATATATTAGTACTAaactagaagaagaagaagaagaagagtgtgATGATGCTGACTGTGTTGAGGTTCCGAATGATAATGAAAATACCAAACAACCcttcaagaaaaagaaaatcaactCAAATGATTGTGCTGCTACACATACTCCTCAAAGAAGAAGGATTAATATGACTGCAACCGCGCAAAAAGTCTCAA AGGTGAATAGTAATAGAGGAGGCATGGGTAAGAAAGCTAAGAAATGCACAAAAATTAAAGATGGTAACAAGAGAAGCTGCACAAATTCTATTCCCAATGAGAATCCCAGTTTCACTCTCACATTACCTCGATCTTACGTGGAAGGTGATAAGTTAAAATTG AGGATACCAAATTGGTTTTCAAAAGAATACATGAATGAGTTGTTGCAAATGAATGCAACGATTAGAAGTGTTGGTGAGGACCGGACATGGCGTGTGAAGTTATTCTTTGAAGTACCCAAAAGAAACTTTTTAATGACCACCGGTTGGAAGCCATTTTCACAAGCACATAACTTGCAAGTTGGTGATGTATGCAAATTTGAGATGACTCAACGAGAACCACTTTCATTCACGGTTACTATTATTCCAGCTACAAATAAACCATGCCCGGAGCAGTTTAAAG AAAACCAACGAGTCCAAGAAAACTCGGGTACAACTCCTATAGAAGATATGGAATATGTGGGCAATTTTGAAGAAGGAATTTCAGGGATCTTCCCAAAAACACATG ATTCTGAAAGTCTGAATTTACACAATAAGTTCAAGGTTTTTGTAACATCATTATTCATG CTGGTCATACCAAGTGAGTTCTTGACGAGACACAATATTTCTAGTGGAAATTCAGTTGAGTTGAAAGTAGGGGAAGGAACATGGTTTGTAGAGGTGAGTTTTAATCAACATCTTGATTATGGATGGTTCACTAAAGGTTGGCCAGAATTTGTGAGAGAATGCAAAGTAAAGATTGGAGACACTTGTTTGTTTGAGATGATTGATGTGCAAAATCACGTGTTTAAGGTTTCAATTATCCTAGACTAG
- the LOC123913547 gene encoding B3 domain-containing protein Os12g0591400-like isoform X1 produces the protein MISLSDRLTKIACIDRTQSLHHLLHVIMSFKHIHHGRGSDAKGIHFYQTIQLPHLHSEELMIPRNFVEGYWKDVSNPISFILPNGSDCKMYWVQHGDDIWLQNWKKFSRSLRCGDLLVFQYTGGSDFHVIILDDSKLEIDYSSMRCNNNDQDSSKQYISTKLEEEEEEECDDADCVEVPNDNENTKQPFKKKKINSNDCAATHTPQRRRINMTATAQKVSKVNSNRGGMGKKAKKCTKIKDGNKRSCTNSIPNENPSFTLTLPRSYVEGDKLKLRIPNWFSKEYMNELLQMNATIRSVGEDRTWRVKLFFEVPKRNFLMTTGWKPFSQAHNLQVGDVCKFEMTQREPLSFTVTIIPATNKPCPEQFKENQRVQENSGTTPIEDMEYVGNFEEGISGIFPKTHGLTNSESLNLHNKFKVFVTSLFMLVIPSEFLTRHNISSGNSVELKVGEGTWFVEVSFNQHLDYGWFTKGWPEFVRECKVKIGDTCLFEMIDVQNHVFKVSIILD, from the exons atgatttctCTTTCCGACAGGCTGACTAAAATTGCTTGTATTGACCGAACACAGTCCCTTCATCATCTTCTGCATGTCATCATGTCCTTTAAACACATTCATCATGGGCGTGGCAGTGATGCTAAGGGAATACACTTCTACCAAACTATTCAACTTCCTCACTTGCACAGCGAAGAACTA ATGATTCCTAGGAATTTTGTAGAGGGATATTGGAAAGATGTATCAAATCCAATATCCTTTATACTTCCAAATGGGTCTGATTGCAAAATGTATTGGGTTCAACATGGTGATGATATTTGGCTTCAGAATTGGAAAAAGTTTTCAAGGTCGCTTAGATGCGGAGATCTTTTAGTTTTTCAATACACAGGAGGATCAGATTTTCATGTCATTATATTAGATGATAGTAAATTAGAAATTGACTATTCAAGTATGAGATGCAATAATAATGACCAAGATTCAAGCAAACAATATATTAGTACTAaactagaagaagaagaagaagaagagtgtgATGATGCTGACTGTGTTGAGGTTCCGAATGATAATGAAAATACCAAACAACCcttcaagaaaaagaaaatcaactCAAATGATTGTGCTGCTACACATACTCCTCAAAGAAGAAGGATTAATATGACTGCAACCGCGCAAAAAGTCTCAA AGGTGAATAGTAATAGAGGAGGCATGGGTAAGAAAGCTAAGAAATGCACAAAAATTAAAGATGGTAACAAGAGAAGCTGCACAAATTCTATTCCCAATGAGAATCCCAGTTTCACTCTCACATTACCTCGATCTTACGTGGAAGGTGATAAGTTAAAATTG AGGATACCAAATTGGTTTTCAAAAGAATACATGAATGAGTTGTTGCAAATGAATGCAACGATTAGAAGTGTTGGTGAGGACCGGACATGGCGTGTGAAGTTATTCTTTGAAGTACCCAAAAGAAACTTTTTAATGACCACCGGTTGGAAGCCATTTTCACAAGCACATAACTTGCAAGTTGGTGATGTATGCAAATTTGAGATGACTCAACGAGAACCACTTTCATTCACGGTTACTATTATTCCAGCTACAAATAAACCATGCCCGGAGCAGTTTAAAG AAAACCAACGAGTCCAAGAAAACTCGGGTACAACTCCTATAGAAGATATGGAATATGTGGGCAATTTTGAAGAAGGAATTTCAGGGATCTTCCCAAAAACACATGGTCTTACAA ATTCTGAAAGTCTGAATTTACACAATAAGTTCAAGGTTTTTGTAACATCATTATTCATG CTGGTCATACCAAGTGAGTTCTTGACGAGACACAATATTTCTAGTGGAAATTCAGTTGAGTTGAAAGTAGGGGAAGGAACATGGTTTGTAGAGGTGAGTTTTAATCAACATCTTGATTATGGATGGTTCACTAAAGGTTGGCCAGAATTTGTGAGAGAATGCAAAGTAAAGATTGGAGACACTTGTTTGTTTGAGATGATTGATGTGCAAAATCACGTGTTTAAGGTTTCAATTATCCTAGACTAG